Proteins from a single region of Candidatus Bathyarchaeia archaeon:
- a CDS encoding DUF126 domain-containing protein, with protein sequence MTHQIILRGRGIVEGKCIGEALVSTKPISFLGDVDPATGKIIEKRHDLYGECIKDKVLCFPHGHGSTVGSYVLYSLAKNGLAPKAIINRRADPVVVVGAVIASIPMIDQVDLSQIRTGDLIEADAYSGIVKVSRSTKAEG encoded by the coding sequence ATGACACACCAAATAATTTTGCGCGGACGCGGGATCGTTGAGGGAAAATGCATTGGAGAAGCTTTGGTTTCCACAAAACCCATAAGCTTCCTGGGTGACGTGGACCCTGCTACAGGAAAGATAATTGAGAAGCGACATGATCTTTATGGCGAGTGCATAAAGGACAAGGTTCTGTGTTTTCCCCACGGGCATGGCTCAACGGTTGGCAGTTATGTGCTGTATTCTTTAGCGAAAAATGGGCTGGCGCCAAAGGCCATAATAAACCGTAGGGCAGATCCCGTGGTTGTTGTCGGCGCAGTTATTGCCAGCATTCCCATGATAGATCAGGTGGACTTAAGCCAGATAAGAACTGGCGACTTAATCGAGGCAGATGCCTACAGTGGCATAGTTAAAGTTTCAAGATCCACGAAAGCGGAGGGCTAG
- a CDS encoding HD domain-containing protein, translated as MPRTYWGEIKDPVYGYVYITEREKEVIDSYPVQRLRRLRQLAGAEYVYPGANHTRFEHSVGVMYLAGRVVENPNISQIVSEEDVEAVRIAGLLHDVGHGPFSHVFEHLLTKKLNKTHEDMTMWIIKNSELKDVLSKLGHSPEYIAEMAAGSLPAGSKAFLNQIIRSYIDVDKLDFVVRDTYHTGAEYGFVDIFRLIHTFDVLDGNLAVDIGALSTLESFIIARIESFKSIYFHRVGRAAQIMLATALEKADEELGLSAFKTPEEYLAMDDYTVWTMLKSCKRSSQIIKDLERRRMLKCAYEQTFYVRDKTVSNIFSAEEFRNQIRDKIAKKADVEPEAIVIDVPTVPSVPYNQSMFMEPMEIPVFSKTRDGRKEVKRLSEISGIFEVLKGFINILRVYTDEKNRARVADAASRVLGEIPSSAKISY; from the coding sequence ATGCCTAGAACCTATTGGGGCGAGATAAAAGATCCCGTTTACGGATACGTCTACATAACAGAGCGAGAAAAAGAGGTCATAGACTCCTATCCCGTGCAGAGGCTTCGAAGGCTGAGGCAGCTGGCGGGCGCGGAATATGTTTATCCCGGGGCAAACCACACGCGCTTTGAGCATTCTGTAGGCGTCATGTACTTGGCGGGTAGAGTTGTTGAAAACCCAAACATTTCCCAGATAGTAAGCGAGGAAGACGTGGAGGCTGTGCGGATTGCTGGATTACTCCACGACGTGGGACATGGACCATTCTCCCATGTGTTTGAGCATCTGCTGACAAAGAAGCTTAACAAAACACATGAGGACATGACCATGTGGATCATTAAGAACAGCGAACTCAAAGATGTCCTAAGCAAGCTTGGACATAGCCCAGAATACATTGCAGAAATGGCTGCGGGCTCCCTTCCAGCGGGTTCAAAGGCTTTCCTAAACCAGATAATTAGAAGCTACATAGACGTGGACAAGCTCGACTTCGTTGTAAGAGATACATACCACACTGGCGCCGAGTACGGTTTTGTGGATATCTTCCGTTTAATCCACACCTTCGACGTTTTAGATGGCAATTTAGCCGTGGATATTGGCGCGCTTTCAACTTTAGAGTCCTTCATAATAGCCCGAATTGAATCCTTCAAAAGCATATACTTCCATCGCGTTGGCAGGGCTGCCCAAATAATGTTGGCAACAGCCCTTGAAAAGGCGGACGAGGAGCTAGGCTTGTCTGCCTTCAAAACACCTGAGGAATATTTAGCCATGGACGACTACACGGTTTGGACCATGCTTAAAAGCTGCAAGAGGTCAAGCCAAATAATCAAGGATTTAGAGAGACGCAGGATGCTGAAATGCGCTTATGAGCAAACTTTCTACGTTAGGGACAAAACTGTTTCAAACATTTTCAGCGCCGAGGAGTTCCGCAACCAGATAAGGGACAAAATTGCGAAAAAAGCCGACGTGGAGCCAGAAGCCATAGTTATTGATGTGCCAACGGTGCCAAGCGTGCCCTATAACCAGTCCATGTTCATGGAACCCATGGAAATTCCAGTGTTCAGCAAAACAAGAGACGGCAGAAAGGAGGTTAAGCGGCTAAGCGAAATCTCCGGAATATTCGAAGTTCTAAAGGGTTTCATAAACATTCTAAGGGTCTACACAGACGAGAAAAACCGTGCAAGAGTGGCGGATGCCGCCTCAAGAGTTTTAGGCGAAATCCCCTCATCAGCCAAAATATCCTACTAG
- the tmk gene encoding dTMP kinase produces MNRRGFFICIEGLDGCGKTTQARLLVKALRKRGYDAIYTAEPSRGKIGKFIKRYCLHGERRVSTIVEALLFAADRYEHVENEIIPALEQGKIVVSDRYVYSSLAYQGAAGLSLDWIRRINQHAVTPDLAIYLDVEPETVIKRLKPERSVMENLETQRKVREVYTKLVEEGELVKVNGNLTKEEVAKEILRLVLESLKEVK; encoded by the coding sequence TTGAATAGGAGAGGGTTCTTCATCTGCATTGAGGGCTTGGATGGATGTGGGAAAACAACTCAGGCAAGGCTTCTGGTGAAAGCCCTCAGAAAAAGGGGTTATGATGCCATCTACACGGCTGAACCGAGCCGCGGAAAAATCGGCAAGTTCATTAAAAGGTACTGTTTGCATGGAGAAAGGAGGGTTTCAACAATTGTGGAGGCTTTGCTTTTCGCTGCCGACCGCTATGAGCATGTAGAAAACGAAATAATCCCGGCTCTAGAGCAGGGAAAAATAGTGGTTTCAGACCGATACGTCTATTCTTCTCTTGCTTATCAAGGAGCTGCTGGCTTAAGCCTCGACTGGATTAGAAGGATAAATCAGCACGCGGTTACGCCGGACCTGGCTATTTATTTGGACGTTGAGCCGGAAACGGTGATCAAGAGGCTTAAACCCGAGAGGTCGGTTATGGAAAACCTTGAAACTCAACGAAAAGTTCGGGAGGTTTACACGAAACTAGTCGAGGAAGGGGAACTAGTCAAAGTGAATGGAAACTTGACGAAAGAGGAAGTTGCAAAAGAAATCCTACGCTTGGTTTTGGAAAGTTTAAAGGAAGTTAAATAG
- a CDS encoding Sjogren's syndrome/scleroderma autoantigen 1 family protein, with translation MSQKIKPNDEECIKRMADLLRQGSTLTELACPACASPIFKLKNGDLWCAKCEKKVIIVKEDAEVAKIAGALSLEALEATLLSKIQEIQERMLKETNAEELQKLSTALSGLLENLEKVRRTRKI, from the coding sequence ATGTCGCAGAAAATCAAACCCAACGATGAGGAGTGCATTAAACGCATGGCTGACCTGCTCCGTCAAGGTTCAACACTAACGGAGCTCGCTTGTCCAGCGTGTGCCTCACCTATCTTCAAACTTAAAAATGGCGACTTGTGGTGTGCTAAATGTGAAAAGAAAGTCATAATTGTCAAGGAGGATGCGGAAGTGGCAAAAATAGCAGGTGCCTTAAGCCTCGAAGCTCTAGAGGCAACATTGCTTTCCAAAATTCAGGAAATTCAAGAGAGAATGCTGAAAGAGACAAACGCGGAAGAGCTTCAAAAACTCAGCACAGCTCTCTCTGGGCTTCTAGAAAATTTGGAAAAAGTTAGAAGGACGAGAAAAATTTAG
- a CDS encoding UPF0147 family protein, with the protein MVRKKKIEEYEERIKQALAVLAEVSEDTTTPRNIRRAAKDSIDALQTTEFTPAVRASNAISILDEILQDPNMPPYTRVKLWNVMSILEAIKD; encoded by the coding sequence ATGGTGAGAAAAAAGAAGATTGAGGAGTATGAGGAGCGAATTAAGCAGGCTTTAGCCGTTTTAGCTGAGGTTTCAGAGGATACAACCACCCCACGCAACATAAGAAGGGCGGCTAAGGATTCAATAGACGCCCTACAGACAACAGAATTCACACCAGCCGTGAGAGCTTCGAACGCCATATCCATCTTAGATGAGATCCTTCAAGACCCAAACATGCCGCCCTACACGAGGGTAAAACTCTGGAACGTCATGAGCATTCTCGAAGCCATAAAAGACTAA
- a CDS encoding cupin domain-containing protein produces MKIFHYSEVKAEEAREEGASKLKVRWLITRQTGAPNFAMRLFELEPGGHSPLHAHPWEHEVFILEGEGTVVGSEGERRFKPGDVIFVPPNEVHQFRNDGQQTVKFLCLVPFH; encoded by the coding sequence ATGAAGATTTTCCATTATAGCGAGGTTAAAGCTGAGGAAGCCCGAGAGGAAGGAGCCTCAAAATTGAAGGTTAGATGGCTTATTACGAGGCAAACGGGTGCTCCAAACTTTGCCATGAGGCTTTTCGAGCTGGAGCCAGGTGGGCACAGTCCATTACATGCTCATCCATGGGAACATGAAGTGTTCATCCTCGAAGGCGAAGGCACAGTTGTGGGTTCAGAAGGTGAAAGAAGGTTTAAACCCGGCGACGTTATTTTTGTTCCTCCAAACGAGGTGCACCAATTTAGGAACGATGGACAGCAAACTGTAAAGTTTCTCTGTCTAGTGCCTTTTCACTAA